A genomic window from Candidatus Latescibacterota bacterium includes:
- a CDS encoding PadR family transcriptional regulator, translating to IKDEISEMSGRSVSYGTLYSYLDQLYRKNLVNKRSGDPSPERGGRRKIFYNVTKKGMAALKAAHELSNSVWTDATELLK from the coding sequence ATCAAAGACGAGATCTCAGAGATGTCGGGACGCTCCGTATCGTACGGCACGCTGTACAGCTACCTCGACCAGCTCTATCGCAAAAACCTGGTCAACAAGCGATCCGGTGACCCCAGCCCCGAGCGAGGCGGCCGTAGAAAGATATTCTACAATGTCACAAAAAAGGGCATGGCAGCACTTAAGGCGGCCCACGAGCTGAGTAATTCGGTCTGGACCGACGCCACGGAACTTCTCAAGTAA
- a CDS encoding ABC transporter permease, translating to MNDKRHNPPRLAERILAHVASTTEPAALLGDLEEEFCRRAEMDSIKAAKAWYWQQIMRSIPPFTVNSTVWSMIMISNYIKVAIRNMTRHKTYTIINLAGLAIGIACSVLMLMWVADELSFDRFHSKSDRIYRLLVEPYQASGKPLAVSAPILAGKMQDEFPEVENAVRMRNSSTLLMSAGESKFYESSGILADPSFFEIFDFPFIKGDPATALTDLYSIVLTESLAEKYFGKENPIGKTVRINNKTDFLVTGVIADIPGNSHLRFGFVRPFDLLKEAGRDFEDWGAVSYHTYALLYENASPAAVDEKLIALINREEPDRTVNYYLQPLKETHLHSDFVFDNAVTGNILYVYIFSAGAIFILLIACINFMNLATARSGIRAREVGMRKVVGAARSDIIRQFFGESILASMIALAVAIALIQTTLPFFNELSGKELAFNLLATPQLAFGLLALTLVTGLISGSYPALFLSSFKPVKVLKGSRGSTGSGSKFRRVLVVLQFSLTIILIIGTMVVHQQLGHIRSRELGYDSDHIIVMPMRGEIRTQHETLKEELIKDPAILSVTAASSIPTNISISASSGTWEGKPEDVSVQIHINTVDYSYLETFKMEMASGEFFSKDRTTDADNFVVNEAAVAAMGLSDPIGAGFDILGSEESTIIGVVKDFNYESARTNIEPMVMVIADQWKRYVCVRINGNDISGAISTMESNWKDLAPAFPFEYSFLDERIDALYRAEQRMMTLFNYFTGLAMFIACLGLFGMASFTAERRTKEIGIRKALGASETDIVKLLSMEFSKLVLLANVIAWPVAWLAMNRWLQSFAYRVDLSIWVFAAAGAAAFAVAFLTVASQAIKAAVTRPVEALKYE from the coding sequence ATGAACGATAAACGACACAACCCTCCCCGACTCGCAGAGCGGATCCTCGCCCACGTCGCCTCGACGACCGAGCCTGCTGCCCTGCTCGGTGACCTCGAGGAAGAGTTCTGCCGCCGCGCCGAAATGGATTCGATTAAAGCAGCAAAAGCCTGGTACTGGCAGCAGATCATGAGGTCGATCCCGCCATTCACCGTCAATTCAACCGTCTGGAGCATGATAATGATCTCGAATTACATCAAGGTAGCCATTCGCAATATGACCCGTCACAAGACCTACACAATCATCAACCTTGCCGGGCTGGCCATCGGCATAGCCTGCAGCGTGCTGATGCTGATGTGGGTGGCCGACGAACTGAGCTTCGACCGCTTTCACAGCAAGTCAGATCGCATTTACAGGCTCCTTGTTGAACCCTACCAGGCTTCCGGAAAACCCCTGGCGGTCTCTGCCCCGATCCTCGCGGGGAAGATGCAGGATGAATTCCCCGAGGTCGAAAATGCTGTCAGGATGAGAAACAGCAGCACTTTGCTGATGTCGGCCGGCGAGAGTAAGTTCTATGAGAGCTCCGGGATCCTTGCCGACCCGTCATTCTTTGAGATATTCGATTTTCCGTTCATCAAGGGGGATCCGGCCACCGCACTGACAGACCTTTACTCGATCGTGCTGACCGAATCGCTGGCGGAGAAGTATTTCGGCAAGGAAAATCCTATAGGAAAGACAGTCAGGATCAATAACAAAACAGACTTCCTGGTGACCGGCGTCATCGCAGACATTCCAGGCAACTCCCACCTGCGATTTGGATTTGTCAGGCCATTCGACCTCCTCAAAGAGGCGGGCCGCGATTTTGAAGACTGGGGCGCTGTCTCATACCACACCTACGCTCTTCTCTATGAGAATGCTTCTCCAGCGGCAGTCGACGAAAAACTTATCGCGCTGATCAACCGCGAGGAGCCGGACCGCACGGTCAATTATTACCTGCAGCCCCTCAAAGAGACTCACCTGCATTCCGATTTCGTTTTTGACAACGCGGTCACAGGCAATATCCTCTATGTATATATCTTCAGCGCGGGTGCCATTTTCATACTCCTTATCGCCTGCATCAACTTCATGAACCTCGCCACGGCAAGGTCCGGCATACGCGCCCGTGAAGTGGGGATGCGCAAGGTCGTCGGCGCCGCGAGGTCAGACATCATCAGGCAGTTCTTCGGCGAATCGATACTCGCTTCGATGATTGCGCTGGCAGTCGCCATTGCGCTGATACAGACGACACTACCATTTTTCAACGAATTATCCGGAAAAGAACTGGCGTTCAACCTCCTCGCCACCCCGCAGCTCGCATTTGGGCTGCTGGCGCTGACGCTCGTGACCGGCCTCATATCGGGCAGCTACCCGGCCCTCTTTCTCTCGTCATTCAAACCGGTGAAGGTCCTGAAAGGTTCGCGGGGGTCCACGGGCAGCGGTTCAAAATTCCGCAGGGTCCTGGTAGTATTGCAGTTCTCTCTGACCATCATCCTGATCATCGGCACGATGGTCGTTCACCAGCAGCTCGGGCACATAAGATCGAGGGAACTCGGATACGACAGCGATCACATCATCGTCATGCCGATGAGAGGTGAGATCAGAACCCAACACGAGACGCTGAAAGAAGAGCTCATAAAGGATCCGGCCATATTGAGCGTGACGGCAGCGTCGAGTATCCCCACAAATATCTCCATCAGCGCTTCCAGCGGTACCTGGGAGGGCAAGCCCGAAGACGTCAGCGTCCAGATTCATATAAATACAGTAGATTACAGCTATCTCGAGACATTCAAAATGGAGATGGCATCCGGGGAGTTCTTCTCGAAAGACCGCACGACAGACGCCGATAACTTCGTCGTGAATGAAGCAGCCGTTGCGGCCATGGGACTCAGCGATCCGATAGGCGCCGGGTTCGACATCCTCGGCTCTGAGGAAAGCACGATAATCGGGGTCGTAAAGGATTTCAACTACGAATCGGCCCGCACGAATATCGAACCTATGGTCATGGTCATCGCCGACCAGTGGAAACGCTACGTCTGTGTCCGCATAAATGGCAACGACATCAGTGGGGCGATCAGCACGATGGAAAGTAACTGGAAAGATCTCGCGCCGGCCTTCCCATTCGAGTATTCGTTCCTCGACGAACGCATCGATGCCCTCTACCGCGCCGAGCAGCGGATGATGACATTGTTCAATTACTTCACCGGGCTGGCGATGTTCATAGCATGTCTCGGACTGTTCGGGATGGCATCGTTCACCGCGGAGCGGCGCACGAAAGAGATCGGGATCAGAAAGGCCCTTGGAGCCTCGGAGACCGACATCGTGAAGCTGCTGTCGATGGAGTTCTCGAAGCTGGTGCTTCTGGCGAATGTCATCGCGTGGCCGGTCGCATGGCTGGCGATGAACCGCTGGCTGCAGTCGTTTGCCTACAGGGTCGACCTGTCGATCTGGGTGTTCGCCGCGGCCGGGGCTGCCGCATTTGCGGTGGCATTTCTGACGGTGGCGTCACAGGCGATAAAGGCTGCCGTGACAAGACCTGTGGAGGCGCTGAAGTATGAATAG
- a CDS encoding ABC transporter permease, translating into MMERRLKPPALAVRILAHIASTTEPASLLGDIEEEFRYRATTDSPAKAKAWYWLQILRSVGPFIINSTVWSVIMLSSYLKVAVRNMTRHKSYTLINLSGLAIGIACSVLMLMWVADELSFDRFHSRADRIHRVLLDPLGASDKHEAVSPPPLAAKMKSSFPEVENAFRMASHGGKLMIVSDMKFNESGGIMADPEIFEIFDFHFIKGDPANVLTDIHSVVLSKSLAEKYFGTENPIGETINFNNSTDFTVTGVFTDVPENSHLRFSFVRPFELLAESGRDLDNWGDISFHTYVLLSDNASPEVVDAKIKTLIEAETNGHNMYYLQPLTEIHLHSDFNFDNAVTGNVLYVYIFSAGAVFILLIACINFMNLATARSGIRAREVGMRKVVGAARADIVRQFFGESIMSSMIATVLAVILIQMALPVFNELSGKSLALGSSGMGHWSILAGGLFLLALLTGIISGSYPALFLSSFHPAKVLKSARSAGTGGSGFRKGLVVLQFSLTIILLIGTMVVHRQLGYIRSMDLGYDSEHIVVMPMRSGEIRKRFKTLKTEFQGLPGVKNVTFASAILTNIGSGTSGAWWEGKPDDVRLQIQAASVDPDYLETFGMEMAVGEFFEPDEAAQDTPFGGNAAEPLATDGADGETPPEVHFVVNEAAVRAMGLADPVGWPFKAMGAENGKIIGVVRDFNYKSAHSSIDPLFMISAPEGFYYVCVRMDGADIPGTIASMEKSWKAFAPQFTFDYSFMDERLDALYRTEQRMVKLFNYFTFLAIFIACLGLFGMASFTAERRTKEIGIRKALGASIGDIVRLLSMEFTRLVLLANVIAWPIAWLAMNRWLQSFAFRVDLSIWLFAAAGAAAFVVAFLTVASQAIKAAVTRPVEALKYE; encoded by the coding sequence ATGATGGAGAGGCGACTTAAACCTCCAGCTCTCGCGGTGCGTATCCTCGCCCATATCGCCTCTACGACCGAGCCAGCGTCGCTGCTGGGTGACATCGAGGAGGAATTCCGATATCGAGCTACGACCGATTCGCCGGCAAAGGCTAAAGCCTGGTACTGGCTGCAGATCCTGAGGTCTGTTGGACCGTTCATCATCAATTCAACCGTATGGAGTGTAATAATGCTGTCAAGTTACCTGAAAGTGGCTGTCCGTAACATGACCCGGCACAAGAGTTACACATTGATCAACCTGTCAGGCCTCGCCATCGGCATAGCCTGCAGCGTGCTGATGCTGATGTGGGTCGCCGACGAACTGAGCTTTGACCGTTTTCACAGCAGGGCCGATCGCATTCACAGGGTCCTTCTCGACCCGCTCGGCGCATCGGACAAGCACGAAGCGGTCTCCCCCCCACCCCTTGCCGCAAAGATGAAGAGCAGTTTCCCCGAGGTTGAAAACGCCTTCAGGATGGCGAGCCATGGCGGGAAGCTGATGATAGTCAGTGATATGAAGTTCAACGAAAGTGGCGGGATCATGGCCGACCCCGAGATCTTTGAGATATTCGATTTCCATTTCATAAAGGGTGATCCTGCTAACGTTCTCACCGACATTCACTCGGTCGTACTGAGCAAGTCGCTCGCGGAGAAGTATTTTGGAACGGAGAACCCTATCGGAGAGACCATCAATTTCAACAATAGTACAGATTTCACAGTGACCGGAGTGTTCACCGATGTACCGGAGAACTCACACCTGCGCTTTTCATTCGTCAGACCGTTCGAGCTGCTGGCAGAGAGTGGGCGCGATCTCGATAACTGGGGTGACATCTCATTTCACACATACGTGCTTCTGAGCGATAACGCCTCACCAGAGGTGGTTGACGCAAAGATAAAGACCCTCATCGAGGCTGAGACCAACGGGCACAACATGTACTATCTCCAGCCTCTGACCGAAATCCACCTCCATTCCGATTTCAATTTCGACAACGCGGTCACGGGCAATGTCCTTTACGTGTATATCTTCAGCGCGGGAGCCGTTTTCATACTACTGATCGCCTGCATCAACTTCATGAATCTCGCTACGGCGAGATCTGGCATCCGCGCCCGCGAAGTGGGAATGCGCAAGGTCGTAGGAGCAGCGAGGGCCGACATCGTCAGGCAGTTCTTTGGCGAATCGATAATGTCATCGATGATCGCGACTGTACTTGCTGTGATCCTCATACAGATGGCGCTTCCAGTCTTTAACGAGTTATCGGGCAAGAGTCTCGCGCTCGGCTCCTCGGGCATGGGGCATTGGAGCATTCTGGCTGGTGGATTATTTCTACTGGCCCTTCTTACCGGCATCATCTCGGGCAGCTACCCCGCACTGTTCCTTTCATCCTTTCACCCGGCGAAGGTCCTGAAGAGTGCACGCAGTGCCGGAACCGGCGGATCGGGGTTCCGCAAAGGCCTGGTGGTCCTGCAGTTCTCCCTCACGATCATCCTGCTCATAGGGACAATGGTCGTACACCGGCAGCTGGGGTACATCAGGTCGATGGACCTCGGGTACGACAGCGAGCATATCGTCGTGATGCCGATGAGAAGCGGGGAGATTCGGAAAAGGTTCAAAACGCTTAAAACGGAGTTTCAGGGACTGCCAGGAGTCAAAAACGTCACCTTCGCGTCAGCCATACTGACAAATATAGGCAGCGGCACATCGGGCGCCTGGTGGGAAGGCAAGCCGGACGACGTGAGGCTGCAGATCCAGGCCGCGTCGGTCGACCCCGACTACCTGGAGACATTCGGGATGGAAATGGCGGTGGGTGAGTTCTTCGAGCCGGATGAGGCCGCGCAGGACACGCCATTCGGAGGAAACGCCGCAGAGCCTCTTGCCACAGATGGCGCCGATGGCGAGACTCCACCGGAGGTCCATTTCGTGGTAAACGAAGCTGCTGTAAGGGCAATGGGGCTTGCGGATCCCGTCGGGTGGCCGTTCAAGGCGATGGGCGCTGAGAACGGAAAGATCATCGGCGTGGTTCGCGACTTCAACTATAAGTCGGCACACAGCAGCATCGATCCCCTGTTCATGATAAGCGCTCCAGAGGGGTTTTATTATGTATGCGTAAGGATGGACGGGGCTGATATCCCAGGCACTATCGCCTCGATGGAAAAGAGCTGGAAGGCGTTCGCCCCACAGTTCACCTTCGACTATTCTTTTATGGACGAAAGGCTGGACGCCCTGTACCGGACCGAACAGCGCATGGTGAAGCTGTTCAACTACTTCACCTTCCTCGCAATCTTCATCGCCTGCCTGGGACTCTTCGGGATGGCTTCCTTTACCGCTGAACGACGCACGAAAGAGATCGGGATCAGGAAAGCACTCGGCGCCTCGATCGGCGACATCGTGCGGCTGCTCTCGATGGAATTCACGCGCCTGGTACTTCTGGCGAATGTCATCGCCTGGCCGATCGCGTGGCTGGCGATGAACCGCTGGCTGCAGTCGTTCGCCTTCCGGGTCGACCTGTCGATATGGCTGTTCGCCGCGGCCGGGGCAGCTGCCTTTGTGGTGGCATTTCTAACGGTGGCGTCGCAGGCGATAAAGGCAGCTGTGACTAGGCCCGTGGAGGCGCTGAAGTATGAGTAG